GCCCGGGTGATGAGAAAGCGGGCCCGGGCCCCGGCCTCCTCGGCGGCTTCGGCCTCGGCGGTGGCTTCGCCGGCCACGCTGACCTCGGCCTCGAGCCCGGGCTCTTCGGGCTCGGCCTCGCCCTCGACGGGATCCTCGGCCTCGTCCTCGATGAGCTCGCGCGCCTCCACGACGATCCGATCGCCATCGGCGTCGTAGCCGGCGGCGATCGAGCGCACCGCCCAGGCCGGCTCCAGGGGCTGCAGGAGCGTGGCCTCGGGCGGCGCCTCGCTCGTCGCGGTCGCCAGGCTGGCCAGGAGCGTCGCGAGGTACTCGCCGAGCGCCCGGACCTGCTCCTTCTCGCACTTCAGGGTGCAGACCTGGCCATGCTGCCGACCCTGCATGTAGAAGACGCGCTGGCCCGGCTCGCCGACGGCGCCGGCGGTGAAGTGATCGGGATTGTCGAGCTCGAACGAGTCGCTCACGCCCGCCCCAGCCAGGTGAGGTCGCCGTCGCCCGAGTTCAGGGTGAGCACGCGTGGTCCGTCGGGCCCGTAGGCGATCGCCGTGACCGACGCCGGCGCGATGACGATACGCTGGAACAGATCGAGCGGCGCGCCCACCGCCTGCGCGGCGGCGGCCTTGATGGGATCGGCGTGAGAGACGGCGATGATCGTCGCTCCCGGGTGGCGGGCGATCAGCGCGGTGAGGGCGCCCGTCACGCGCGCTTGCATCTGGGCGAACGACTCGCCACCCGGAAAGCGGAACCCGCTGGGGTGGCGCTGGACCGCGGTCCACTCTCGCTTGCGTCGCGCCCGGGCCAGCGAGATGCCCGTCCACGCGCCCACGTCCAGCTCGCTCAGACCAGCCTCCACGCGCAGGCCCACGCCGCGGGCGCGGGCGATCGGACTCGCCGTCTCCCGGGCCCGCTCGAGGGGCGAGGAGTAGACGGCGGCCACCCGGGGCAGGCGCGCCAACCGCCGCGCCACGCCCTCGGCCTGGCGCCGACCCTCGTCGCTCAGGTGCAGCCCGGGCGCCCGGCCCGGAAGGCGACGACCGGTGGAGCCGGTGAGCGCGTGGCGCACGAGGAGCACCAGGGTGGGGCGGATCGCCGAGCGCCTAGGCGAGGCTTCGGCGGCGGGCGGTGACGTAGTCGACCACCACGTACTCACCGAGCCGGTCAGGGGCGGCAAAGAAGGCGCGGCCGCGGTTGAGGCGGGTCATCTCCTCGACGAACGCGGTCAGCCACGGGGTCCGCTCCAGCATGAAGGTGTTGATGGTGATGCCGTCACGGGTGCAGCGCCGCACTTCGCGTAGCGTCTCCTCGACCGTGCGCCGGGTCGGGGGGTAGGCGAAGTCCGCCACGTCGCCCTCCATGTGGGCGGTCGGCTCGCCGTCGGTGACCATGATGATCTGCCGGGTGCCGCCCGCGTGGCGGGCCAGCAGTCGGCGGGCCAGCATGAACCCCGCGTGCATGTTGGTGCCGACGTTCCACTCGCTCCACGAC
This DNA window, taken from Candidatus Methylomirabilota bacterium, encodes the following:
- a CDS encoding DUF3090 family protein, whose amino-acid sequence is MSDSFELDNPDHFTAGAVGEPGQRVFYMQGRQHGQVCTLKCEKEQVRALGEYLATLLASLATATSEAPPEATLLQPLEPAWAVRSIAAGYDADGDRIVVEARELIEDEAEDPVEGEAEPEEPGLEAEVSVAGEATAEAEAAEEAGARARFLITRAQAAAFVERARELMEAGRPECVLCALPMDPSGHVCPRSNGHLHR
- a CDS encoding histidine phosphatase family protein codes for the protein MLLVRHALTGSTGRRLPGRAPGLHLSDEGRRQAEGVARRLARLPRVAAVYSSPLERARETASPIARARGVGLRVEAGLSELDVGAWTGISLARARRKREWTAVQRHPSGFRFPGGESFAQMQARVTGALTALIARHPGATIIAVSHADPIKAAAAQAVGAPLDLFQRIVIAPASVTAIAYGPDGPRVLTLNSGDGDLTWLGRA